TTAACGTAAAAAAATGAAGCTATCTCATAACTTGAGGTAGCTTTTTTTTGTTATCCTTAAAATAGGAAAAGCTTTTCAACTTCTAAAAGAACTTTAGAAGTTAATAAGAACTTAAATACTGGTTAACTTTTACTAATTTTTAGATAATTAAGTACATATCAGATATATCAAACAACGACTAACTTGCTAGTTATATGATAGTTTAAAAAACAACACTCCATAATTAACAACTGTTTTCTTAAATTCTATAGAGTGCTAACCATTTAAATTCTATTAACAACTAAAACTAACCTAGATGAAAGAAAAAAAACTACTACATTTTTTATCTTTTCTATTATTTAACATCTCAATGTTATTTATAGGAAAGCTAAATGCCCAAACCAATTTAGCTATGCTAAATTCAACAAAAATTACTACTTCTCATGTTTCGCCATGGGAAAGCCTTACTGCCGTTAATGATGGTTTTACGCCTGCAAGCTCAGAAGACCGAACTAATTCTGTTTATGGAAACTGGGATGGAGATGCTTCCTATAATACTTATAATTGGATAGAATACGAATGGGATTTTGCACATTCCATAAACTCAGTTTCTGTATATTGGTTTACAGATTATGGAGGTATCGGACAGCCTACAGATGCCTACATTGAATATTGGGACGGAATTAATTGGGTAAAAGGAAGTGCTATTGGACTTGCTCTTAATCAATTCAATGTTGTAGATAATTTAAACATTAAATCCAGAAAATTAAGAATCTACGTAAAAAGTACAACTGCTACAGGTGTAATTGAATTTCAGGTTTTTGGTACCGAAACAACCGAATGTAATCCTTCTGCATTAACTGCTAGCACAATTATAAATACCGGAAGCGAAAAAAACATTAATTATGCCGTTGTATCTACCGATGAAAGTGTGCAATTTAAAGCCACTGTACCAACTGGTAATACTAATCCTAAAATGAAATGGACCGGTCCAAATAACTTTACCTCTTCTGATCAAAATATCACTTTATCAAATTTACTAGAGATAAATTCTGGAACATATACTTTTTTATACATTAATGACTGTGGGACAGAAAGTACTCTCGATTTTCAATTAACCGTAAAAGGAGAAAATAGTGAATTTACAACATGGCCAGCTTACGACTCCACACTTCATTACGATTTTAAAAGTGATTATCCAGATTTTCCAAAACCACTAAAAAATTTAGAAAAAGACTATCCAGGATATGCTGGTTGTAATAGTGCTTCGTCTAGAGATTATGGTTCATGGACTTTTGTTAAAGGGCCAAATGCAAACCCTTTAGTAACTGATGCTGCAGTAGATGCGTTGCTAAAACGTCTGGATGGAGATTTTGCTTTTCTAAGAGACAATATGGGGTGGCCTCCAGACAAATTATACAGAGCAGGATATCGCAGTTCAGTATATTTATATGGTTCAGGATTATGTACCGATACGGCACCAAATACAGAATTAGGAGGTTGGCAAAGTGGCGTTGGTACTCCAGATGGAGAAAGTTGGCCAATGGTACTTTTGTCTTATTATCCTGTTGCAAGTTTTGACACAAATACAACTTTACCAGATGCACAATATCAAACTGGGGCTTGTACACACGAAGGTATTCATGCTATTTATGCATCATTGCCTGGATGCAGAAAATCGGCTTGGTTTCACGAAGGATCAAATGTTTGGCTACAAACAGTATTAGATATCAAAAAATCAGGGAGTACAGACTATAGCAATGTAGATTTAGGATGGTTAAGTGCTGGTTCTGTAATTGCTCCATTTATCCCTATAGAATGTTATGGCGGATGGTTTCAAGACGGAACTTTCGGAGGACCTTCTGCCGAAGGTATTGAATCTGGAGTTCAAAATGATAAAGGCGAAACTTTAAGATTAACTAGAGACATTATTGGTGGGGTACAATATAGCTCTGTATTCCCAACCTTTTTAGGAGAAATTGTAGGCGAAAAAAGTTTGCCTTGGGTTTGGAATTATTGTGAAGGACGTGTATTGGAAGGTATTGCCAACGGTAACGGAACTGTTAATGGTATTGGAGATACTAAAATGCGTAAAATGGTTCAGGAATATAGAGCAAGACTAGCATTAGCTGATTTTGGAAAATTTGAACAACCGATTTTAAGCTTGTACCGCAATAATATGGGACGTGAATTAGGCCCTGAGCAACCAGCACTTCTAAATGTACCCAAATGGAAAGCAACACCTTATGCTCAAACAACTACTGACGAAGACGGATATTTAATTCCTAATGTAGAAACGTTACCAGGTTGGTCAGGCGCAAATTTTATTCCAATTCATGTTGAAGGAAATCAAGCTACAGTATTTTTTGAGCCCTTAGGAAAAAATATGTCGATACAATTATGTTACCGTACCAAAGAAGGAAAAACAATTTACTCACAGTCAGTTTATGCAGGTGATTGTACTATCTCTTTTGATCAAGGTGCTCCTGCAAATGGTGTCATATTTGCTGTAATTTGTAATTCAGATTATATTTTTAAGGATGAATCTACTCGTAAAACTAAGTTTAATTACAAACTGAAACTTGGAGAAGGTGCTAAAACTGTTGCAGGTGTAGATAAAAATTGGTGGGATTGGAAAGCTACTATCTCAGAGAATCTTTCTGTTGGTGATTTTTCTGGATCTTCTTCAAATTTTATAATCTATCCAAATCCAACAAACAATGATTCTTTACTTAATATTAAAGTATCAAATAAAAATTCTGAAAAACTTAGCTTAAAAATAACTAATATCAACGGAAAAGTAGTATTTGAAAAAGAGAACTATAATACCGAACAAGAACAGTATTACACCGGAGGATTAGCTAAAGGTGTTTATTTTGTAACCGTTCAATCTCTAGGTTCTAAACAAACAAAAAAGATCATTGTGAAGTAATATTAACGTAAACAAAACATATTTTTTGTTCAATATAGACTACATCTTTCATTCGGAAGATGTAGTTTTTTTATGTTCTTATTGTATTAATACCATGCCCGTTGGGTGTAATTATTCTGCTTTTTCATAATTAAGTTATTACAAATAAGAATTAAATATTTATAAATAAGAATTGGATATTTATAAATAAGAATTAAATATTTATAATTAAGAATTGAATATTTATAAATAAGAATTAAATTATTGCAAACAATAATTAAGTTATTATAAATAAGAATTAAATATTTATAAATAAGAATTAAATTATTACAAACAACAATTAAATATTTATAAATAATAATTAAGTTATCATAAAAAAGAATTAAACTACACTATAATTGCGCCCAACAGATTAATACCATTTGTATATTTAGTATAAAATGATTTTAAAAGACAGTTTATTAAAACAAAATCTCCCACAAAATCAAAAAAGACCTTGTAGGAGATGGGAAAACAAATTAAAAACTAAGATCTTATTTTATTAATCGAATTCGATAACTAATATCAATAGTTCATTAAATACTAGGTTAAATCTAATTCGTATATAATTTTATAATCAACTTATCCTAATTTAAACAAAAACGGAGCTTTAAAAGCCCCATTATTGTTTATAACAAACCAAATTAAATAGTTCTAAAGTGGTTTTGTACTCTCGAACTTTACTTTATAAGGGAAAGTTTCATAATTGCTTTTTTTCTCAAAATCATGAGTGATATGTTCTTTTGGTGCGCCACTAACCACTAACCATAAATATTCTGTATTTTCCGGAACTGTAAATTCGGCTTTACCTTCCTGCTTATTAAAAACTTTACTATACACCCTGCTTCCATCTTTTAATGAAGCTACAAATCCGTAACGCCAACCTGCGTTCTCTTTTGATACAGCGTTATTCTCTTTGGCTCCAGCCAAACCTTTAAAATCTAGTTTAATTTTAGTTCCTGCAGTTGGAATATTTAGTTTTATTCCATTATAACCATAGTCTTGCGGACAATTAGTAGAATCTACTTGAAACCATCCCTGCTCTACTTCATTCAATTTGGTTGTATGCAAATTACGATACGGTTTTGCAACGTCTTCTACCCTTTTTAAATCCCAGGTAATGAATTTTCGATTGGCATCAAATATTTCATCATTAAATTGTTCTTGAGATACTTTATTAATTCTTTTATAAGTCATCACTACATCCTCTCCTTTTTGGGTGGCTCTGCATAGATTTCCCCAAAATTCAATACCATGTTTGTTAGACCAATATTCAAGAACATAAGGCGAATGATACATATTTGCCGGATGCAAAAACGCATAATGTGTTCCCTTTAAAAAATCTTTAAGATGATAATTTTCAAAAGTCATCCATTCCGGATAAGTTTGCCATAAC
The Flavobacterium sp. 5 DNA segment above includes these coding regions:
- a CDS encoding DUF6055 domain-containing protein, translated to MGKLVKNIALLFLSAITVCNAQEKVEAKKLYIPAKVWMVPDNNDYRKEESEYSYKRMLESDNIALFWNKEYGNDPMTNADPTKRFDPKTAMAECERFYKFYVNDLKLVQKGKSVSDTYKLLIYVFGGTENTAFGGGEEDKVGILWTPATRINKAHYGALAHEIGHSFQYMSYADAKTGPGGPVMEMSAQYMLWQTYPEWMTFENYHLKDFLKGTHYAFLHPANMYHSPYVLEYWSNKHGIEFWGNLCRATQKGEDVVMTYKRINKVSQEQFNDEIFDANRKFITWDLKRVEDVAKPYRNLHTTKLNEVEQGWFQVDSTNCPQDYGYNGIKLNIPTAGTKIKLDFKGLAGAKENNAVSKENAGWRYGFVASLKDGSRVYSKVFNKQEGKAEFTVPENTEYLWLVVSGAPKEHITHDFEKKSNYETFPYKVKFESTKPL
- a CDS encoding T9SS type A sorting domain-containing protein codes for the protein MLNSTKITTSHVSPWESLTAVNDGFTPASSEDRTNSVYGNWDGDASYNTYNWIEYEWDFAHSINSVSVYWFTDYGGIGQPTDAYIEYWDGINWVKGSAIGLALNQFNVVDNLNIKSRKLRIYVKSTTATGVIEFQVFGTETTECNPSALTASTIINTGSEKNINYAVVSTDESVQFKATVPTGNTNPKMKWTGPNNFTSSDQNITLSNLLEINSGTYTFLYINDCGTESTLDFQLTVKGENSEFTTWPAYDSTLHYDFKSDYPDFPKPLKNLEKDYPGYAGCNSASSRDYGSWTFVKGPNANPLVTDAAVDALLKRLDGDFAFLRDNMGWPPDKLYRAGYRSSVYLYGSGLCTDTAPNTELGGWQSGVGTPDGESWPMVLLSYYPVASFDTNTTLPDAQYQTGACTHEGIHAIYASLPGCRKSAWFHEGSNVWLQTVLDIKKSGSTDYSNVDLGWLSAGSVIAPFIPIECYGGWFQDGTFGGPSAEGIESGVQNDKGETLRLTRDIIGGVQYSSVFPTFLGEIVGEKSLPWVWNYCEGRVLEGIANGNGTVNGIGDTKMRKMVQEYRARLALADFGKFEQPILSLYRNNMGRELGPEQPALLNVPKWKATPYAQTTTDEDGYLIPNVETLPGWSGANFIPIHVEGNQATVFFEPLGKNMSIQLCYRTKEGKTIYSQSVYAGDCTISFDQGAPANGVIFAVICNSDYIFKDESTRKTKFNYKLKLGEGAKTVAGVDKNWWDWKATISENLSVGDFSGSSSNFIIYPNPTNNDSLLNIKVSNKNSEKLSLKITNINGKVVFEKENYNTEQEQYYTGGLAKGVYFVTVQSLGSKQTKKIIVK